A single genomic interval of Gemmatimonadaceae bacterium harbors:
- the sulP gene encoding sulfate permease: MLVPKLVTTLQSYTRAQFADDLIAGVIVGIVALPLAIAFAIASGVSPDRGLYTAIVAGFLISALGGSRVQIGGPTGAFVVIVYGIVQKYGYDGLAVATVLAGIFLVVIGAVRLGAVIKFVPHPVVVGFTSGIAVIIFSSQIKDFLGLSMGPVPADFLEKWRAFIAHATAINPYALAVSGMALAIILVWPRINRRIPGPFIALLVSTAVPQLLGWPVETIGSRFGGISAALPHPVVPHITFAQAQSLVWPAFTIAMLAAIESLLSAMVADGMIGGRHRSNMELVAQGVANIVSPMFGGIPATGAIARTATNVKNGGRTPVAGMIHALTLLVITLFVGKWAALIPMATLAAILVVVAYHMSEWRSFLAELTAPKSDVVVLLATFLLTVLVDLTVAISVGMVAAAFLFMRRMAEVANVSAVTIELEDADDQYSTDPNAVSRRSVPSGVEVFEVNGPFFFGVAETFRDTVGQVAKRPRVLIIRLRNVPSIDSSGMHALKDVIHRSRKEGTLVLLSDVHTQPLVAIGRSAVLEEIGEENLFGNLDDALDRARGHLGLPLGLRPPGATPTVARETPRRSRIAQ; this comes from the coding sequence GTGCTTGTACCGAAGCTCGTCACGACGCTCCAATCATATACGCGCGCCCAATTCGCCGACGACCTCATCGCCGGTGTGATCGTCGGCATCGTCGCCCTACCGCTCGCCATCGCCTTTGCCATTGCCAGCGGCGTGAGCCCCGACCGGGGACTGTACACGGCGATCGTCGCCGGCTTCCTCATCTCCGCCCTTGGCGGATCGCGCGTGCAGATCGGCGGCCCGACCGGTGCGTTCGTCGTCATCGTGTACGGGATCGTTCAGAAGTACGGATACGACGGCCTCGCCGTGGCGACCGTGCTCGCCGGGATTTTCCTCGTCGTCATCGGGGCCGTCCGGCTCGGCGCCGTCATCAAATTCGTTCCCCATCCCGTCGTCGTCGGATTCACGAGCGGCATCGCCGTCATCATCTTCTCGAGCCAGATCAAGGATTTTCTGGGGCTCAGCATGGGCCCCGTACCCGCGGACTTCCTCGAGAAGTGGCGCGCGTTCATCGCGCACGCGACGGCGATCAACCCGTACGCGCTCGCCGTGAGCGGGATGGCGCTGGCCATCATCCTCGTGTGGCCCCGCATCAACCGCCGCATTCCCGGGCCCTTTATCGCGCTTCTCGTGTCGACCGCCGTGCCCCAGCTGCTCGGCTGGCCTGTCGAAACCATCGGCTCGCGGTTTGGTGGGATCAGCGCGGCGCTCCCGCACCCCGTGGTGCCGCACATAACGTTCGCACAGGCCCAGTCACTCGTCTGGCCCGCGTTCACCATCGCGATGCTGGCGGCGATCGAATCGCTCCTCTCCGCGATGGTGGCCGACGGCATGATCGGCGGCCGCCACCGCTCCAACATGGAACTGGTCGCGCAGGGCGTCGCCAACATCGTGTCGCCGATGTTCGGCGGCATCCCCGCCACGGGCGCCATCGCGCGTACCGCCACCAATGTGAAGAACGGCGGCCGGACGCCGGTCGCCGGGATGATCCACGCACTCACGCTGCTCGTCATCACCCTCTTCGTGGGCAAGTGGGCCGCGCTCATCCCGATGGCGACGCTGGCCGCGATCCTCGTCGTCGTCGCCTATCACATGAGTGAGTGGCGGTCGTTTCTCGCCGAGCTCACGGCGCCCAAGAGCGACGTCGTCGTGCTCCTCGCCACGTTCTTGCTCACCGTGCTCGTCGACCTCACGGTAGCGATCTCGGTCGGCATGGTCGCCGCCGCGTTCCTCTTCATGCGGCGGATGGCGGAAGTGGCGAACGTCAGTGCCGTCACGATCGAGTTGGAAGACGCCGACGACCAGTATTCCACCGATCCGAACGCGGTGAGCCGGCGCAGCGTACCCTCGGGGGTCGAGGTATTCGAGGTCAACGGTCCATTTTTCTTTGGCGTCGCCGAGACGTTCAGGGACACCGTCGGCCAAGTCGCCAAACGGCCGCGCGTGCTGATCATCCGCCTGCGCAACGTGCCCTCGATCGACTCGAGCGGCATGCACGCGCTCAAGGATGTCATCCACCGGAGCCGCAAGGAGGGCACGCTCGTGCTTTTATCCGACGTGCATACCCAGCCCCTCGTTGCCATCGGTCGGTCCGCGGTGTTGGAAGAGATCGGTGAAGAAAATCTCTTTGGCAACCTCGATGACGCCCTCGATCGTGCGCGGGGCCATCTTGGATTGCCGCTCGGCCTGCGCCCGCCGGGTGCTACTCCGACCGTCGCGCGGGAGACGCCACGCAGATCGCGGATCGCGCAGTAA
- a CDS encoding efflux RND transporter permease subunit, translating into MSAPPTRPPTESTDYTADGGAGARRGPIQKLVEASVGQPLIIALITVAIIGVGIFSLKRLPVDAYPDVSPPAVELTAQWPGHAAEEVERLVTVPIETELNGLPNLVVMRSVSLYGLSSIRVTFTEGTDLYFARQQVFERLSGASLPDGVGADIEAPFSPSGLVYRYVIKSSDRSAMDLHVLQDWVLDKAFRAVPGVADVASLGGETMQYQVLIDPTKLAGAGLAISDVSAALSSNNSNAGGGFYSEGGQFFYVRGLGRVVTLEDIGNIVLAVKNNVPILVKDVAKVEIGHAPRLGQFGFDTTDDAVEGIVLMRTGEQAQVVLKRVEEKTRELNDHVLPKDVKVVPYYDRSDLVSLTTHTVADNLIRGILLVVVVLIFFLYDIRSGLIVAATVPLSLLIAFMLLDLRNIPANLLSIGAIDFGILVDGAVVMVENIYRQLAERHGTQYRVKDVLFAAASEVNRPIVYAIAVIVAGFLPIYALTGPSAKLFRPMADTTIYALLGSLFLTLTVIPVLCSIVLRNGVRERTNHVFEWIKRQYARGLDWCLDHRTATVVASLVLFAVSALIAWSRGGEFMPKLDEGALWVRATMPYTISFEESAAIVPQIRKILQSFPEVTDVASEHGRDDGGTDPTGFFNAEFYVGLKPYGEWNGQFHSKDELIEAIHKKLAVFPGITFNYTQPAEDAVDEALTGLKASLDVKVFGTDLNVLEDRGRQIKAVIQKIPGIQHVTLVQELGQPSLTITADRAKMARYGLSADALNGLIEAAVGGVSATQVVQGERTFDLVVRLQEQYRGTPDQIGNILLATPDGNQVPLREVADVQIANGAAFIYRQDNSRYIGVQYSVEGRDLASAVAEARAAVDKQLKLPIGYSVRWGGEFEEYTASRAQMNVVLPVTIILIFAILFILYKNVKFPLITVIGVLLSAPLGGLLAMLLTGTPFSVSSMIGFLALFGVSVQTAVVYISYANELRLGGQGIAEATREAALLRLRPIMMTALVAALGLLPAALSTGVGSDTQKPFALVIVGGLFSRLLISIFLMPVLYVMFARRDDHLEV; encoded by the coding sequence GTGAGCGCTCCTCCAACTCGTCCGCCGACCGAATCCACCGACTACACCGCCGACGGCGGCGCCGGGGCGCGGCGGGGACCGATTCAAAAGCTGGTCGAAGCGTCCGTCGGCCAGCCGCTCATCATCGCGTTGATCACCGTCGCCATCATTGGTGTCGGGATTTTCTCGCTGAAACGACTGCCGGTCGACGCGTACCCCGACGTCTCGCCTCCGGCCGTCGAGCTGACGGCGCAGTGGCCCGGACACGCCGCCGAAGAAGTCGAGCGGCTCGTGACGGTTCCGATCGAGACGGAGCTGAACGGCCTGCCGAACCTGGTCGTGATGCGCTCGGTGTCTCTCTACGGGCTGTCGAGCATCCGCGTCACGTTCACCGAAGGCACGGATCTCTACTTCGCGCGCCAGCAAGTCTTCGAGCGCCTGAGCGGGGCGTCGCTGCCCGACGGTGTCGGGGCGGACATCGAGGCGCCGTTCTCGCCATCGGGACTCGTCTATCGGTACGTGATCAAGAGCTCCGATCGCTCGGCGATGGATCTCCACGTGCTGCAGGACTGGGTGCTCGACAAGGCGTTCCGTGCGGTGCCCGGCGTGGCCGACGTCGCGTCGCTCGGCGGCGAGACGATGCAGTACCAGGTGCTGATCGATCCGACGAAGCTCGCCGGCGCCGGACTGGCGATCAGTGATGTCTCGGCCGCGCTCAGCTCGAACAACAGCAACGCGGGCGGCGGGTTCTATTCGGAGGGCGGCCAGTTCTTCTACGTGCGCGGCCTCGGACGCGTCGTGACGCTCGAGGACATCGGCAACATCGTGCTCGCCGTGAAGAACAACGTGCCCATCCTCGTGAAGGACGTCGCGAAGGTCGAGATCGGGCACGCGCCGCGGCTCGGGCAGTTCGGATTCGACACGACCGACGACGCCGTCGAAGGCATCGTCCTGATGCGCACCGGAGAACAGGCGCAAGTCGTTCTCAAGCGGGTCGAAGAAAAAACACGGGAGCTGAACGACCACGTCCTCCCCAAGGATGTGAAGGTCGTTCCGTACTACGATCGCAGCGATCTCGTGTCGCTCACGACGCACACCGTCGCCGACAATCTCATTCGCGGGATTCTGCTCGTCGTCGTGGTGTTGATCTTCTTCCTGTACGACATTCGCTCGGGATTGATCGTCGCGGCGACGGTCCCGTTGTCGCTGCTGATCGCGTTCATGTTGCTCGACTTGCGCAACATTCCGGCGAACCTGCTCTCGATCGGCGCGATCGACTTCGGCATTCTCGTCGACGGCGCGGTCGTGATGGTGGAGAACATCTATCGCCAGCTCGCCGAACGGCACGGAACGCAATACCGCGTCAAGGACGTGCTGTTCGCGGCGGCCTCCGAGGTGAATCGGCCGATCGTGTACGCGATCGCGGTCATCGTCGCCGGATTCCTTCCGATCTACGCGCTCACCGGGCCGTCGGCGAAGCTCTTCCGGCCGATGGCCGACACGACGATCTACGCGCTGCTCGGATCGCTCTTTCTCACGTTGACGGTCATTCCAGTCCTCTGCTCGATCGTGCTGCGGAACGGCGTGCGCGAGCGTACCAACCACGTGTTCGAGTGGATCAAGCGGCAGTACGCGCGCGGGCTCGATTGGTGTCTCGACCATCGAACGGCCACGGTCGTTGCTTCGCTCGTGTTGTTCGCCGTCTCGGCGCTCATCGCCTGGTCGCGCGGCGGCGAGTTCATGCCCAAGCTCGACGAGGGCGCGCTGTGGGTGCGCGCGACGATGCCGTACACGATCTCGTTCGAGGAATCGGCGGCGATCGTGCCGCAAATTCGGAAGATCCTCCAGAGCTTCCCCGAAGTGACTGATGTCGCATCCGAGCACGGCCGCGACGACGGCGGCACCGACCCAACCGGATTCTTCAACGCCGAGTTCTACGTCGGCCTCAAGCCATACGGTGAGTGGAACGGACAATTCCACTCGAAGGACGAGCTGATCGAGGCGATCCACAAGAAGCTCGCCGTGTTCCCCGGCATCACGTTCAACTACACGCAGCCGGCCGAAGACGCCGTCGACGAGGCGTTGACGGGCCTGAAGGCCTCGCTCGACGTCAAGGTGTTCGGCACGGATCTCAACGTGCTCGAGGACAGGGGTCGGCAGATCAAGGCGGTGATCCAGAAGATCCCCGGCATTCAGCACGTGACGTTGGTCCAAGAGCTCGGGCAGCCGAGTCTGACGATTACCGCCGACCGCGCGAAGATGGCGCGCTATGGATTGAGCGCCGACGCGCTGAACGGCTTGATCGAGGCGGCCGTCGGCGGCGTATCGGCGACGCAGGTCGTGCAAGGCGAGCGCACGTTCGATCTCGTCGTGCGTCTGCAGGAACAGTATCGAGGCACGCCGGACCAGATCGGAAACATTCTGCTCGCGACGCCCGATGGCAATCAGGTTCCGCTGCGCGAAGTGGCGGACGTACAGATCGCGAACGGCGCCGCGTTCATCTACCGCCAGGACAACTCGCGGTACATCGGCGTGCAGTACTCGGTCGAGGGGCGCGACCTCGCGAGCGCCGTCGCCGAGGCGCGCGCGGCGGTCGACAAACAGCTGAAGCTGCCGATCGGCTACTCGGTGCGCTGGGGCGGCGAATTCGAGGAATACACCGCCTCTCGAGCGCAGATGAACGTCGTGCTTCCCGTGACGATCATTCTCATCTTCGCGATTCTGTTCATCCTGTACAAGAATGTGAAGTTCCCATTGATCACGGTCATCGGCGTGCTGCTCTCGGCGCCGCTCGGCGGATTGCTGGCGATGCTGCTCACGGGAACACCCTTCTCGGTTTCCTCGATGATCGGGTTTCTCGCCTTGTTCGGTGTGTCCGTTCAAACGGCTGTCGTATACATCTCGTACGCGAACGAGCTGCGGCTCGGCGGTCAGGGCATCGCCGAAGCGACGCGCGAGGCGGCGCTGCTGCGTCTCCGGCCGATCATGATGACGGCACTCGTCGCGGCGCTCGGTCTCTTGCCCGCCGCGCTGTCGACCGGCGTCGGATCGGACACGCAGAAGCCGTTCGCATTGGTGATCGTCGGCGGCCTCTTCTCGCGACTCCTGATCAGCATCTTCTTGATGCCGGTGCTCTACGTGATGTTCGCCCGCCGCGACGACCATCTCGAGGTGTGA
- a CDS encoding efflux RND transporter periplasmic adaptor subunit, which translates to MTTRTHRGLVSACLLTAGFVGACSSNDASGRQLGDTSLGPKPSNLTVTADQRQRIHIVAVKAVTFRPTVEATGNVAFNGDHSTQVLSPVSGPALHVLAEPGHFVHKGDALAEVSSPDFAAAVATYRKAETAVRNAKRIYAQDSALFKNDALARTDLEQAQADLASADADLGAAIEGMRSLGVDEEQIQAVRDGKKTSIAAVIRAPIDGTIVEKLISQGQLLAAGTTPTFTIADLSTMWVLANVFANDLGDVSVGQSADIIADDARKPMPGRVDYIASLADPGTKAVQVRIVVPNGNRALRRDMFVRVQIKSTSEHHGILAPVSAVMRDEQNLPYVFMTAPGGSFARRKVTLGSRVGDSYEVVSGLVDGDQIVAEGALFLEFAETQ; encoded by the coding sequence ATGACTACCCGAACACATCGCGGGCTCGTTTCCGCCTGCTTGCTGACCGCCGGATTCGTCGGCGCGTGCTCGTCGAACGACGCGTCCGGCCGTCAGCTCGGCGACACGTCGCTCGGTCCCAAGCCGAGCAACCTGACCGTCACCGCCGACCAGCGGCAGCGGATCCACATCGTCGCCGTGAAGGCGGTGACGTTCCGTCCCACCGTCGAGGCCACGGGCAACGTCGCCTTTAATGGCGATCATTCGACCCAAGTCTTGTCTCCGGTCTCGGGTCCGGCGCTGCACGTGCTCGCCGAGCCGGGCCACTTCGTGCACAAGGGCGACGCGCTCGCCGAGGTGTCGTCGCCCGATTTCGCGGCGGCGGTCGCGACGTATCGCAAGGCGGAAACGGCGGTCCGAAACGCCAAGCGCATCTACGCCCAGGACTCCGCGCTCTTCAAGAACGACGCGCTCGCCCGCACCGACTTGGAGCAGGCGCAGGCCGACCTTGCGTCCGCCGACGCCGACCTCGGCGCCGCGATCGAGGGAATGCGCTCGCTCGGCGTCGACGAGGAACAGATCCAGGCGGTGCGCGATGGCAAGAAGACGTCGATCGCCGCCGTGATTCGCGCGCCGATCGACGGCACGATCGTCGAGAAGCTGATCTCGCAGGGACAACTGCTCGCGGCCGGAACGACGCCGACCTTCACGATCGCCGACCTTTCGACCATGTGGGTGTTGGCCAACGTGTTCGCCAACGACCTCGGCGACGTCTCGGTCGGGCAGTCGGCGGACATCATCGCCGACGACGCACGGAAGCCGATGCCCGGCCGCGTCGACTACATCGCGTCGCTCGCCGATCCGGGGACGAAGGCGGTGCAAGTTCGCATTGTGGTGCCGAACGGAAATCGCGCGCTGCGCCGCGACATGTTCGTACGCGTTCAGATCAAGTCGACTAGCGAACATCACGGCATCCTCGCGCCCGTGTCGGCGGTGATGCGCGACGAGCAGAATCTTCCGTACGTGTTCATGACGGCGCCTGGGGGCTCGTTCGCCCGGCGAAAGGTCACGCTCGGCAGCCGAGTCGGCGATTCCTATGAGGTCGTGTCCGGTCTCGTCGACGGCGACCAGATCGTGGCGGAAGGCGCGCTCTTTCTCGAGTTCGCGGAGACGCAGTGA
- a CDS encoding TolC family protein, whose translation MRLLFGVCALAAVASATAPRCTAQAGAARGNQDRSTDTLRLSRLQAIAAALTGNGQIEAARQQVGEAAARRVTGNAIPDPQFTAGFDQETSPFAFNGAPSRPVTLGLSIPFPDKFRLNNKIGLADVGNSQANLRLQQQTIALQASATYDSLLVALLHRQNLIDAQKLAQDFLTRTMARFEAGTVAKLDVIQARVTVAQAQNDLISNERDLLNAQASLNRTLGRVVGAPIVPTDTLALPPTLPDSATIETIALQNRQELKALQQLQLGQSATTKLAKEFWIPDVTFGVAKDYSAPGQALFTTGISMPLPLFYWQHARGDIALSQHTESELAATYRDTRAQVTQDVRAAYANASTTMRQVTFLRDELVPSAREAYRVSSTSYSLGGSSALEVITARTALLQAEAQLADALAAANTARADLDRALGLSTTAYGATIR comes from the coding sequence ATGCGCCTTTTGTTTGGAGTGTGTGCGCTGGCCGCAGTTGCCAGCGCCACGGCTCCGCGTTGCACCGCACAAGCGGGTGCCGCGCGGGGCAATCAAGACCGATCGACCGACACGCTACGTCTGTCGCGCCTGCAGGCAATCGCCGCGGCGCTGACGGGCAACGGCCAAATCGAAGCGGCGCGCCAGCAGGTCGGCGAGGCCGCCGCGCGTCGCGTGACCGGCAACGCGATTCCGGATCCGCAATTCACGGCGGGGTTCGATCAGGAGACCAGCCCGTTCGCGTTCAACGGCGCGCCGTCGCGACCGGTCACGCTTGGCCTCTCAATTCCCTTTCCGGACAAGTTCCGGCTCAACAACAAGATTGGCTTGGCGGACGTCGGGAATTCGCAGGCGAACCTTCGGCTCCAGCAACAGACGATCGCGCTCCAGGCATCGGCGACGTACGACTCGCTGCTCGTCGCACTGCTTCACCGGCAGAATCTGATCGACGCCCAAAAGCTCGCCCAGGATTTTCTGACGCGAACGATGGCGCGCTTCGAGGCGGGAACGGTCGCCAAGCTCGACGTCATCCAGGCGCGGGTCACGGTCGCGCAGGCGCAGAACGATCTCATCTCGAACGAGCGCGATCTGCTGAACGCGCAAGCGTCGCTCAACCGCACACTCGGCCGAGTCGTCGGCGCGCCGATCGTTCCGACGGACACGCTGGCGCTGCCGCCCACGTTGCCCGACTCGGCGACGATCGAAACGATCGCGCTGCAGAACCGGCAGGAGCTCAAGGCCCTCCAGCAGCTCCAGCTCGGCCAGTCGGCGACGACCAAGCTCGCGAAAGAGTTCTGGATTCCCGACGTCACCTTCGGCGTCGCGAAGGACTACTCGGCGCCGGGCCAAGCGCTCTTCACGACCGGCATCTCGATGCCGCTGCCGCTCTTTTACTGGCAGCACGCACGCGGCGACATCGCCCTGTCGCAGCACACCGAGTCGGAGTTGGCGGCGACGTACCGCGACACGCGGGCGCAGGTCACGCAAGACGTTCGCGCGGCGTACGCCAACGCCAGCACCACGATGCGGCAAGTGACCTTCCTGCGCGACGAGCTCGTGCCGTCGGCGCGCGAAGCGTACCGCGTCTCGTCCACCAGCTACAGCCTCGGCGGGTCGTCAGCGCTCGAGGTGATCACCGCGCGAACCGCACTTCTGCAAGCTGAAGCCCAACTCGCCGACGCGCTCGCGGCGGCGAACACGGCCCGCGCGGATCTCGATCGCGCGCTCGGACTCAGCACTACCGCCTACGGGGCGACCATCCGATGA